A DNA window from Arachis hypogaea cultivar Tifrunner chromosome 18, arahy.Tifrunner.gnm2.J5K5, whole genome shotgun sequence contains the following coding sequences:
- the LOC112771136 gene encoding probable leucine-rich repeat receptor-like serine/threonine-protein kinase At3g14840 isoform X2, producing the protein MLNCLTYLLSSPCKFCTNFKLQSMKLITIFFLSLLASPLVSGATLKQQEVEVLKEIGNTLGKKDWDFSVDPCSGERNWTSPASKSYSELNAVTCDCSFSNHTLCHVVSIVLKSQNLSGSLPPQLARLPYLQEIDLTLNYLNGTIPKQWSSLNLVNISLYGNRVTGSIPKELGNITTLKSLVLEFNQLSGNLPMELGSLPQIETLLLTSNNFTGELPASFANLTTLKNIRLGDNQFSGSIPNFIQNWRSVETMVIQGSGFSGPIPSGISLMKNLTDLRISDLNGSDSPFPQLDRITNLQTLMLRSCNIIGAMPENLGNLTNLKVLDLSYNKISGQIPSSFAELQKMDMLFLTRNLLTGPLPDWISKPDFVDLSFNNFSIRKSEEPGCQQGSTNLFASSVNGNSIGNISCLQNTGCTKTWYSLYINCGGKQVVSIGNKTYDDDSGTTGPARFLSEGTNWALITTGHFFDSGRADYYTWSTTNKLAMENDELYRDARVSPVSLTYYAFCLGNGNYTVNLHFAEIMFTDDKTYSSLGTRVFDIYIQRKLVLKDFNIAKEAGGVGKAVIKNFTAVVNAKALEIRLYWAGKGTTTIPFGSVYGPLISAISVDPDFVPPPPSVNGGGLSVGAIVAIVVAGAIIIILIFGILWWKHCFEQKSSVPKELKDINSQTTIFTLRQIRAATNNFDRAFKIGQGGFGPVYKGVLSDGTRIAVKQLSDKSVQGNREFINEIGMISALRHPYLVKLYGFCMEEDQLLLVYEYMENNSLAHALFDGNYDRKTELRLHWQTRQRICVGIAKGLAYLHGESRLKIVHRDIKATNVLLDKDLNPKISDFGLAKLDEQNKTHISTRIAGTYGYIAPEYAMHGYLTDKADVYSFGIVALEIVSGKSNTLTNPTDEFFSLLDWANLLKEKGNLLELVDGRLGEDLNKEEALVMIKVALLCTNASPVLRPTMASVVSMLEGSTVVPDVMPGTNDLLDEKKFEMMRQHYQQHRGEREISETPSYGISVGETSAIVTDTDSSFLNARD; encoded by the exons ATGCTTAATTGCCTAACTTATTTACTTTCAAGTCCCTGCAAATTTTGCACAAACTTCAAACTTCAAAGCATGAAACTCATAACTATCTTCTTTCTCTCCCTCCTTGCATCACCATTAGTTTCTGGAGCCACTCTAAAACAACAGGAAG TGGAAGTTCTCAAAGAGATTGGGAACACGCTTGGGAAGAAGGATTGGGACTTCAGCGTAGATCCATGTAGCGGAGAAAGGAATTGGACTTCCCCTGCTTCAAAATCTTATTCAGAACTAAATGCAGTAACTTGTGATTGTTCTTTCTCTAATCACACTCTCTGCCATGTAGTTAGCAT AGTTCTGAAATCACAAAATCTTTCTGGTAGTCTTCCGCCACAGCTTGCAAGGTTGCCTTACCTACAAGAAAT TGATCTCACCCTCAACTACCTTAACGGCACAATTCCAAAGCAATGGAGTTCCTTGAATCTTGTCAACAT TTCTCTTTATGGAAATCGAGTAACAGGTTCAATCCCAAAGGAACTAGGAAATATAACCACTCTCAAAAGTTT GGTCCTGGAGTTCAATCAATTATCTGGAAATCTACCTATGGAGCTTGGGAGCCTTCCCCAAATTGAAACACT ACTTCTTACTTCCAATAATTTCACTGGAGAGTTGCCTGCATCATTTGCTAACCTCACTACACTGAAGAACAT TCGACTAGGTGACAATCAATTCTCTGGATCAATACCCAATTTTATTCAGAACTGGAGAAGTGTTGAGACAAT GGTAATCCAGGGTAGTGGCTTCAGTGGACCAATTCCTTCAGGAATTTCACTTATGAAGAACCTTACTGACTT GAGAATTAGTGACTTGAATGGATCCGATTCACCTTTTCCCCAACTTGATAGAATCACAAATTTGCAAACACT AATGTTGAGGAGTTGCAATATTATTGGAGCAATGCCTGAAAATCTTGGGAACTTGACTAATTTGAAAGTTCT AGATCTCAGCTACAACAAAATAAGTGGGCAGATTCCGAGCAGCTTTGCTGAACTACAGAAAATGGACATGCT ATTTTTAACTAGGAACCTTCTAACTGGACCACTGCCCGATTGGATATCTAAACCAGATTTTGT AGATCTCTCATTTAACAACTTCAGCATAAGAAAGTCAGAGGAGCCAGGTTGTCAACAGGGAAGCAC GAACTTGTTTGCATCCTCCGTGAATGGCAATAGCAT AGGAAATATTTCATGTCTGCAAAACACTGGCTGTACTAAAA CTTGGTACTCTCTCTATATAAATTGTGGTGGAAAGCAAGTAGTTTCTATTGGAAATAAGACATATGATGATGATTCGGGTACGACTGGACCAGCAAGATTTCTCTCTGAAGGAACAAACTGGGCACTCATTACCACCGGTCACTTCTTCGACAGTGGTCGTGCAGACTACTACACATGGTCTACTACAAATAAACTTGCAATGGAAAATGATGAACTGTATAGGGATGCACGTGTTTCTCCCGTTTCTCTGACTTATTATGCATTTTGCCTGGGAAATGGAAACTACACAGTAAATCTTCATTTTGCGGAGATAATGTTTACAGATGATAAAACATATAGCAGTCTGGGAACGCGTGTATTTGACATCTACATTCAG AGAAAGTtagtgttgaaggatttcaataTTGCAAAGGAAGCAGGGGGTGTTGGGAAGGCAGTAATAAAAAATTTCACTGCTGTTGTGAATGCTAAAGCCTTGGAGATCCGTTTATATTGGGCTGGAAAAGGGACAACTACTATTCCATTTGGATCAGTATACGGTCCTCTTATATCAGCTATATCTGTTGATCCAG ATTTTGTACCACCTCCTCCTTCGGTGAATGGTGGTGGCTTGTCTGTAGGCGCTATTGTTGCCATTGTTGTTGCAGGAGCAATTATTATCATATTGATTTTTGGCATACTTTGGTGGAAGCACTGTTTTGAACAAAAAAGTTCAGTGCCTAAAG AACTCAAGGACATAAACTCACAAACTACCATATTCACATTAAGGCAAATAAGAGCAGCAACAAACAACTTTGATAGAGCCTTCAAGATTGGACAGGGAGGATTTGGTCCTGTGTACAAG GGTGTCTTATCAGATGGCACAAGAATTGCAGTTAAGCAACTTTCCGATAAATCAGTGCAAGGGAATCGTGAGTTTATAAATGAGATTGGAATGATTTCTGCCTTGCGGCACCCTTACTTGGTTAAACTCTATGGATTTTGTATGGAGGAGGATCAGTTGTTGCTTGTATATGAATACATGGAGAATAATAGCCTTGCACATGCTTTATTCG ATGGAAATTATGACAGGAAAACTGAATTGAGATTACACTGGCAAACAAGACAGAGGATTTGTGTCGGTATTGCTAAAGGTTTGGCTTACCTTCATGGAGAATCAAGATTGAAGATCGTTCATAGGGACATTAAAGCCACCAATGTGTTGCTGGATAAAGATCTCAACCCGAAGATTTCAGATTTTGGTTTGGCCAAGCTTGATGAACAAAACAAAACACACATAAGCACCAGAATAGCGGGAACTTA TGGGTACATCGCTCCGGAGTATGCGATGCATGGTTATTTGACGGACAAAGCTGATGTTTATAGTTTTGGAATAGTCGCTTTGGAAATAGTTAGTGGGAAGAGCAATACGCTTACCAACCCCACAGATGAATTCTTCTCTCTACTTGATTGG GCAAATCTCTTGAAAGAAAAAGGCAATCTGTTGGAACTTGTTGATGGGAGGTTGGGTGAAGACTTAAACAAAGAGGAGGCACTGGTGATGATCAAAGTGGCTCTTCTATGCACCAATGCCTCTCCGGTGCTCCGGCCCACCATGGCTTCAGTGGTAAGCATGCTTGAAGGAAGCACAGTTGTTCCAGATGTTATGCCAGGCACAAATGATTTATTGGATGAGAAGAAATTTGAGATGATGAGACAACATTACCAACAAcataggggagagagagagataagTGAGACTCCAAGCTACGGTATCTCAGTTGGTGAAACTAGTGCAATTGTAACTGACACTGATTCTTCTTTTTTGAATGCCAGAGAttaa
- the LOC112771136 gene encoding probable leucine-rich repeat receptor-like serine/threonine-protein kinase At3g14840 isoform X3 — MLNCLTYLLSSPCKFCTNFKLQSMKLITIFFLSLLASPLVSGATLKQQEVEVLKEIGNTLGKKDWDFSVDPCSGERNWTSPASKSYSELNAVTCDCSFSNHTLCHVVSIVLKSQNLSGSLPPQLARLPYLQEIDLTLNYLNGTIPKQWSSLNLVNISLYGNRVTGSIPKELGNITTLKSLVLEFNQLSGNLPMELGSLPQIETLLLTSNNFTGELPASFANLTTLKNIRLGDNQFSGSIPNFIQNWRSVETMVIQGSGFSGPIPSGISLMKNLTDLRISDLNGSDSPFPQLDRITNLQTLMLRSCNIIGAMPENLGNLTNLKVLDLSYNKISGQIPSSFAELQKMDMLFLTRNLLTGPLPDWISKPDFVDLSFNNFSIRKSEEPGCQQGSTNLFASSVNGNSIGNISCLQNTGCTKTWYSLYINCGGKQVVSIGNKTYDDDSGTTGPARFLSEGTNWALITTGHFFDSGRADYYTWSTTNKLAMENDELYRDARVSPVSLTYYAFCLGNGNYTVNLHFAEIMFTDDKTYSSLGTRVFDIYIQRKLVLKDFNIAKEAGGVGKAVIKNFTAVVNAKALEIRLYWAGKGTTTIPFGSVYGPLISAISVDPGAIVAIVVAGAIIIILIFGILWWKHCFEQKSSVPKELKDINSQTTIFTLRQIRAATNNFDRAFKIGQGGFGPVYKGVLSDGTRIAVKQLSDKSVQGNREFINEIGMISALRHPYLVKLYGFCMEEDQLLLVYEYMENNSLAHALFDGNYDRKTELRLHWQTRQRICVGIAKGLAYLHGESRLKIVHRDIKATNVLLDKDLNPKISDFGLAKLDEQNKTHISTRIAGTYGYIAPEYAMHGYLTDKADVYSFGIVALEIVSGKSNTLTNPTDEFFSLLDWANLLKEKGNLLELVDGRLGEDLNKEEALVMIKVALLCTNASPVLRPTMASVVSMLEGSTVVPDVMPGTNDLLDEKKFEMMRQHYQQHRGEREISETPSYGISVGETSAIVTDTDSSFLNARD, encoded by the exons ATGCTTAATTGCCTAACTTATTTACTTTCAAGTCCCTGCAAATTTTGCACAAACTTCAAACTTCAAAGCATGAAACTCATAACTATCTTCTTTCTCTCCCTCCTTGCATCACCATTAGTTTCTGGAGCCACTCTAAAACAACAGGAAG TGGAAGTTCTCAAAGAGATTGGGAACACGCTTGGGAAGAAGGATTGGGACTTCAGCGTAGATCCATGTAGCGGAGAAAGGAATTGGACTTCCCCTGCTTCAAAATCTTATTCAGAACTAAATGCAGTAACTTGTGATTGTTCTTTCTCTAATCACACTCTCTGCCATGTAGTTAGCAT AGTTCTGAAATCACAAAATCTTTCTGGTAGTCTTCCGCCACAGCTTGCAAGGTTGCCTTACCTACAAGAAAT TGATCTCACCCTCAACTACCTTAACGGCACAATTCCAAAGCAATGGAGTTCCTTGAATCTTGTCAACAT TTCTCTTTATGGAAATCGAGTAACAGGTTCAATCCCAAAGGAACTAGGAAATATAACCACTCTCAAAAGTTT GGTCCTGGAGTTCAATCAATTATCTGGAAATCTACCTATGGAGCTTGGGAGCCTTCCCCAAATTGAAACACT ACTTCTTACTTCCAATAATTTCACTGGAGAGTTGCCTGCATCATTTGCTAACCTCACTACACTGAAGAACAT TCGACTAGGTGACAATCAATTCTCTGGATCAATACCCAATTTTATTCAGAACTGGAGAAGTGTTGAGACAAT GGTAATCCAGGGTAGTGGCTTCAGTGGACCAATTCCTTCAGGAATTTCACTTATGAAGAACCTTACTGACTT GAGAATTAGTGACTTGAATGGATCCGATTCACCTTTTCCCCAACTTGATAGAATCACAAATTTGCAAACACT AATGTTGAGGAGTTGCAATATTATTGGAGCAATGCCTGAAAATCTTGGGAACTTGACTAATTTGAAAGTTCT AGATCTCAGCTACAACAAAATAAGTGGGCAGATTCCGAGCAGCTTTGCTGAACTACAGAAAATGGACATGCT ATTTTTAACTAGGAACCTTCTAACTGGACCACTGCCCGATTGGATATCTAAACCAGATTTTGT AGATCTCTCATTTAACAACTTCAGCATAAGAAAGTCAGAGGAGCCAGGTTGTCAACAGGGAAGCAC GAACTTGTTTGCATCCTCCGTGAATGGCAATAGCAT AGGAAATATTTCATGTCTGCAAAACACTGGCTGTACTAAAA CTTGGTACTCTCTCTATATAAATTGTGGTGGAAAGCAAGTAGTTTCTATTGGAAATAAGACATATGATGATGATTCGGGTACGACTGGACCAGCAAGATTTCTCTCTGAAGGAACAAACTGGGCACTCATTACCACCGGTCACTTCTTCGACAGTGGTCGTGCAGACTACTACACATGGTCTACTACAAATAAACTTGCAATGGAAAATGATGAACTGTATAGGGATGCACGTGTTTCTCCCGTTTCTCTGACTTATTATGCATTTTGCCTGGGAAATGGAAACTACACAGTAAATCTTCATTTTGCGGAGATAATGTTTACAGATGATAAAACATATAGCAGTCTGGGAACGCGTGTATTTGACATCTACATTCAG AGAAAGTtagtgttgaaggatttcaataTTGCAAAGGAAGCAGGGGGTGTTGGGAAGGCAGTAATAAAAAATTTCACTGCTGTTGTGAATGCTAAAGCCTTGGAGATCCGTTTATATTGGGCTGGAAAAGGGACAACTACTATTCCATTTGGATCAGTATACGGTCCTCTTATATCAGCTATATCTGTTGATCCAG GCGCTATTGTTGCCATTGTTGTTGCAGGAGCAATTATTATCATATTGATTTTTGGCATACTTTGGTGGAAGCACTGTTTTGAACAAAAAAGTTCAGTGCCTAAAG AACTCAAGGACATAAACTCACAAACTACCATATTCACATTAAGGCAAATAAGAGCAGCAACAAACAACTTTGATAGAGCCTTCAAGATTGGACAGGGAGGATTTGGTCCTGTGTACAAG GGTGTCTTATCAGATGGCACAAGAATTGCAGTTAAGCAACTTTCCGATAAATCAGTGCAAGGGAATCGTGAGTTTATAAATGAGATTGGAATGATTTCTGCCTTGCGGCACCCTTACTTGGTTAAACTCTATGGATTTTGTATGGAGGAGGATCAGTTGTTGCTTGTATATGAATACATGGAGAATAATAGCCTTGCACATGCTTTATTCG ATGGAAATTATGACAGGAAAACTGAATTGAGATTACACTGGCAAACAAGACAGAGGATTTGTGTCGGTATTGCTAAAGGTTTGGCTTACCTTCATGGAGAATCAAGATTGAAGATCGTTCATAGGGACATTAAAGCCACCAATGTGTTGCTGGATAAAGATCTCAACCCGAAGATTTCAGATTTTGGTTTGGCCAAGCTTGATGAACAAAACAAAACACACATAAGCACCAGAATAGCGGGAACTTA TGGGTACATCGCTCCGGAGTATGCGATGCATGGTTATTTGACGGACAAAGCTGATGTTTATAGTTTTGGAATAGTCGCTTTGGAAATAGTTAGTGGGAAGAGCAATACGCTTACCAACCCCACAGATGAATTCTTCTCTCTACTTGATTGG GCAAATCTCTTGAAAGAAAAAGGCAATCTGTTGGAACTTGTTGATGGGAGGTTGGGTGAAGACTTAAACAAAGAGGAGGCACTGGTGATGATCAAAGTGGCTCTTCTATGCACCAATGCCTCTCCGGTGCTCCGGCCCACCATGGCTTCAGTGGTAAGCATGCTTGAAGGAAGCACAGTTGTTCCAGATGTTATGCCAGGCACAAATGATTTATTGGATGAGAAGAAATTTGAGATGATGAGACAACATTACCAACAAcataggggagagagagagataagTGAGACTCCAAGCTACGGTATCTCAGTTGGTGAAACTAGTGCAATTGTAACTGACACTGATTCTTCTTTTTTGAATGCCAGAGAttaa
- the LOC112771136 gene encoding probable leucine-rich repeat receptor-like serine/threonine-protein kinase At3g14840 isoform X1: MLNCLTYLLSSPCKFCTNFKLQSMKLITIFFLSLLASPLVSGATLKQQEVEVLKEIGNTLGKKDWDFSVDPCSGERNWTSPASKSYSELNAVTCDCSFSNHTLCHVVSIVLKSQNLSGSLPPQLARLPYLQEIDLTLNYLNGTIPKQWSSLNLVNISLYGNRVTGSIPKELGNITTLKSLVLEFNQLSGNLPMELGSLPQIETLLLTSNNFTGELPASFANLTTLKNIRLGDNQFSGSIPNFIQNWRSVETMVIQGSGFSGPIPSGISLMKNLTDLRISDLNGSDSPFPQLDRITNLQTLMLRSCNIIGAMPENLGNLTNLKVLDLSYNKISGQIPSSFAELQKMDMLFLTRNLLTGPLPDWISKPDFVDLSFNNFSIRKSEEPGCQQGSTNLFASSVNGNSIGNISCLQNTGCTKTWYSLYINCGGKQVVSIGNKTYDDDSGTTGPARFLSEGTNWALITTGHFFDSGRADYYTWSTTNKLAMENDELYRDARVSPVSLTYYAFCLGNGNYTVNLHFAEIMFTDDKTYSSLGTRVFDIYIQRKLVLKDFNIAKEAGGVGKAVIKNFTAVVNAKALEIRLYWAGKGTTTIPFGSVYGPLISAISVDPGGLYLFKVSYSCHLLHYLILSKVLTCNKADFVPPPPSVNGGGLSVGAIVAIVVAGAIIIILIFGILWWKHCFEQKSSVPKELKDINSQTTIFTLRQIRAATNNFDRAFKIGQGGFGPVYKGVLSDGTRIAVKQLSDKSVQGNREFINEIGMISALRHPYLVKLYGFCMEEDQLLLVYEYMENNSLAHALFDGNYDRKTELRLHWQTRQRICVGIAKGLAYLHGESRLKIVHRDIKATNVLLDKDLNPKISDFGLAKLDEQNKTHISTRIAGTYGYIAPEYAMHGYLTDKADVYSFGIVALEIVSGKSNTLTNPTDEFFSLLDWANLLKEKGNLLELVDGRLGEDLNKEEALVMIKVALLCTNASPVLRPTMASVVSMLEGSTVVPDVMPGTNDLLDEKKFEMMRQHYQQHRGEREISETPSYGISVGETSAIVTDTDSSFLNARD, from the exons ATGCTTAATTGCCTAACTTATTTACTTTCAAGTCCCTGCAAATTTTGCACAAACTTCAAACTTCAAAGCATGAAACTCATAACTATCTTCTTTCTCTCCCTCCTTGCATCACCATTAGTTTCTGGAGCCACTCTAAAACAACAGGAAG TGGAAGTTCTCAAAGAGATTGGGAACACGCTTGGGAAGAAGGATTGGGACTTCAGCGTAGATCCATGTAGCGGAGAAAGGAATTGGACTTCCCCTGCTTCAAAATCTTATTCAGAACTAAATGCAGTAACTTGTGATTGTTCTTTCTCTAATCACACTCTCTGCCATGTAGTTAGCAT AGTTCTGAAATCACAAAATCTTTCTGGTAGTCTTCCGCCACAGCTTGCAAGGTTGCCTTACCTACAAGAAAT TGATCTCACCCTCAACTACCTTAACGGCACAATTCCAAAGCAATGGAGTTCCTTGAATCTTGTCAACAT TTCTCTTTATGGAAATCGAGTAACAGGTTCAATCCCAAAGGAACTAGGAAATATAACCACTCTCAAAAGTTT GGTCCTGGAGTTCAATCAATTATCTGGAAATCTACCTATGGAGCTTGGGAGCCTTCCCCAAATTGAAACACT ACTTCTTACTTCCAATAATTTCACTGGAGAGTTGCCTGCATCATTTGCTAACCTCACTACACTGAAGAACAT TCGACTAGGTGACAATCAATTCTCTGGATCAATACCCAATTTTATTCAGAACTGGAGAAGTGTTGAGACAAT GGTAATCCAGGGTAGTGGCTTCAGTGGACCAATTCCTTCAGGAATTTCACTTATGAAGAACCTTACTGACTT GAGAATTAGTGACTTGAATGGATCCGATTCACCTTTTCCCCAACTTGATAGAATCACAAATTTGCAAACACT AATGTTGAGGAGTTGCAATATTATTGGAGCAATGCCTGAAAATCTTGGGAACTTGACTAATTTGAAAGTTCT AGATCTCAGCTACAACAAAATAAGTGGGCAGATTCCGAGCAGCTTTGCTGAACTACAGAAAATGGACATGCT ATTTTTAACTAGGAACCTTCTAACTGGACCACTGCCCGATTGGATATCTAAACCAGATTTTGT AGATCTCTCATTTAACAACTTCAGCATAAGAAAGTCAGAGGAGCCAGGTTGTCAACAGGGAAGCAC GAACTTGTTTGCATCCTCCGTGAATGGCAATAGCAT AGGAAATATTTCATGTCTGCAAAACACTGGCTGTACTAAAA CTTGGTACTCTCTCTATATAAATTGTGGTGGAAAGCAAGTAGTTTCTATTGGAAATAAGACATATGATGATGATTCGGGTACGACTGGACCAGCAAGATTTCTCTCTGAAGGAACAAACTGGGCACTCATTACCACCGGTCACTTCTTCGACAGTGGTCGTGCAGACTACTACACATGGTCTACTACAAATAAACTTGCAATGGAAAATGATGAACTGTATAGGGATGCACGTGTTTCTCCCGTTTCTCTGACTTATTATGCATTTTGCCTGGGAAATGGAAACTACACAGTAAATCTTCATTTTGCGGAGATAATGTTTACAGATGATAAAACATATAGCAGTCTGGGAACGCGTGTATTTGACATCTACATTCAG AGAAAGTtagtgttgaaggatttcaataTTGCAAAGGAAGCAGGGGGTGTTGGGAAGGCAGTAATAAAAAATTTCACTGCTGTTGTGAATGCTAAAGCCTTGGAGATCCGTTTATATTGGGCTGGAAAAGGGACAACTACTATTCCATTTGGATCAGTATACGGTCCTCTTATATCAGCTATATCTGTTGATCCAGGTGGGCTGTACTTGTTCAAAGTTTCTTATTCGTGCCATCTCCTCCATTATCTAATCTTATCTAAAGTTCTTACATGTAACAAAGCAGATTTTGTACCACCTCCTCCTTCGGTGAATGGTGGTGGCTTGTCTGTAGGCGCTATTGTTGCCATTGTTGTTGCAGGAGCAATTATTATCATATTGATTTTTGGCATACTTTGGTGGAAGCACTGTTTTGAACAAAAAAGTTCAGTGCCTAAAG AACTCAAGGACATAAACTCACAAACTACCATATTCACATTAAGGCAAATAAGAGCAGCAACAAACAACTTTGATAGAGCCTTCAAGATTGGACAGGGAGGATTTGGTCCTGTGTACAAG GGTGTCTTATCAGATGGCACAAGAATTGCAGTTAAGCAACTTTCCGATAAATCAGTGCAAGGGAATCGTGAGTTTATAAATGAGATTGGAATGATTTCTGCCTTGCGGCACCCTTACTTGGTTAAACTCTATGGATTTTGTATGGAGGAGGATCAGTTGTTGCTTGTATATGAATACATGGAGAATAATAGCCTTGCACATGCTTTATTCG ATGGAAATTATGACAGGAAAACTGAATTGAGATTACACTGGCAAACAAGACAGAGGATTTGTGTCGGTATTGCTAAAGGTTTGGCTTACCTTCATGGAGAATCAAGATTGAAGATCGTTCATAGGGACATTAAAGCCACCAATGTGTTGCTGGATAAAGATCTCAACCCGAAGATTTCAGATTTTGGTTTGGCCAAGCTTGATGAACAAAACAAAACACACATAAGCACCAGAATAGCGGGAACTTA TGGGTACATCGCTCCGGAGTATGCGATGCATGGTTATTTGACGGACAAAGCTGATGTTTATAGTTTTGGAATAGTCGCTTTGGAAATAGTTAGTGGGAAGAGCAATACGCTTACCAACCCCACAGATGAATTCTTCTCTCTACTTGATTGG GCAAATCTCTTGAAAGAAAAAGGCAATCTGTTGGAACTTGTTGATGGGAGGTTGGGTGAAGACTTAAACAAAGAGGAGGCACTGGTGATGATCAAAGTGGCTCTTCTATGCACCAATGCCTCTCCGGTGCTCCGGCCCACCATGGCTTCAGTGGTAAGCATGCTTGAAGGAAGCACAGTTGTTCCAGATGTTATGCCAGGCACAAATGATTTATTGGATGAGAAGAAATTTGAGATGATGAGACAACATTACCAACAAcataggggagagagagagataagTGAGACTCCAAGCTACGGTATCTCAGTTGGTGAAACTAGTGCAATTGTAACTGACACTGATTCTTCTTTTTTGAATGCCAGAGAttaa